A DNA window from Undibacterium sp. YM2 contains the following coding sequences:
- a CDS encoding hemerythrin domain-containing protein: protein MEQNSWGWSDRLSLSYEPMDETHKEFVELCAALSEDNPATFVARLDALIVHSIAHFEQENQWMAETAFPPAGCHRQEHDAVLEVMQEVRRRVELGEADLATRLAEELPLWFEHHVDTMDNMLARFMASNPERLVDTTADATDAAQIQPA, encoded by the coding sequence ATGGAACAAAATTCTTGGGGTTGGTCCGACCGCCTCAGTCTCAGTTATGAACCTATGGACGAGACCCATAAAGAGTTTGTCGAACTCTGTGCGGCTTTATCTGAAGATAATCCGGCCACTTTCGTCGCCAGGCTGGATGCCCTGATCGTGCATTCCATAGCCCATTTTGAGCAGGAAAACCAGTGGATGGCAGAAACCGCATTCCCGCCTGCGGGCTGCCACAGACAGGAGCATGATGCAGTACTTGAAGTCATGCAAGAAGTCAGGCGCAGGGTAGAGCTGGGTGAGGCCGACCTGGCGACGCGCCTGGCAGAAGAATTACCTTTGTGGTTTGAGCATCATGTCGACACCATGGATAATATGCTGGCGCGTTTCATGGCAAGCAATCCTGAAAGGCTTGTTGATACAACAGCCGATGCGACTGATGCTGCCCAGATTCAGCCTGCCTGA
- a CDS encoding DoxX family membrane protein, with protein sequence MYNTLQYFHRLSTRFDDKLNVWGGSALCLALRLYVSWQFFKAGLVKIADWQSTLSLFREEYMVPVIPPELAAWMGAGGN encoded by the coding sequence ATGTATAACACCCTGCAATACTTTCATCGCCTGAGCACACGTTTTGATGACAAACTTAATGTCTGGGGTGGTTCAGCCCTTTGCCTGGCACTCAGGCTATATGTAAGCTGGCAGTTTTTTAAAGCTGGTCTGGTAAAAATCGCTGACTGGCAATCTACCCTGTCCTTGTTCCGCGAAGAATATATGGTACCTGTCATACCGCCAGAGCTGGCAGCCTGGATGGGGGCGGGGGGGAATTGA
- a CDS encoding porin family protein translates to MFNKKIIAAALAISGLFIGTTANAQFYAGATVGQARWNMDCAGTSSCKTNDTSFNILGGYNITPNWGVEGSYYNLGTVKANVYGVAAEMKATGIDLAGTYRAQVGNNWGLFTKLGLAYSKGEATAAFNNLRGSTSKNSTQVMVGIGATYAFTPNIAARAEIASRKVDFVGGDGNITNFNIGVQASF, encoded by the coding sequence ATGTTTAATAAAAAAATTATCGCTGCCGCTCTGGCAATTTCCGGTTTGTTTATCGGTACAACTGCCAATGCGCAGTTTTATGCTGGCGCCACTGTAGGCCAAGCTCGCTGGAACATGGATTGCGCAGGCACATCCAGCTGCAAAACCAATGACACATCCTTCAATATCCTGGGTGGCTACAACATCACTCCTAACTGGGGTGTAGAAGGCAGCTATTACAATCTGGGCACAGTTAAAGCGAATGTCTATGGTGTTGCTGCAGAAATGAAAGCAACCGGCATCGACCTGGCAGGTACATACCGCGCCCAAGTTGGCAATAACTGGGGCCTGTTCACAAAATTGGGTCTGGCTTACTCCAAAGGCGAAGCAACTGCTGCATTCAATAACCTGCGTGGTTCTACCAGCAAAAATTCCACACAAGTGATGGTAGGCATTGGTGCAACATATGCATTCACACCTAACATCGCTGCACGCGCTGAAATCGCCAGCCGTAAAGTTGATTTTGTTGGCGGCGACGGCAACATCACCAACTTCAACATTGGTGTTCAGGCATCGTTCTGA
- a CDS encoding DUF2282 domain-containing protein, which produces MSNKAMVAVALAGLLGSGMTLAADPVKTEKCFGISKAGQNDCATKSGSHSCAGQSKKDNDPAEWKKVPAGSCEKMGGKLEAPKS; this is translated from the coding sequence ATGAGTAATAAAGCAATGGTTGCAGTCGCACTGGCAGGTTTGTTGGGTTCTGGCATGACTTTGGCTGCTGATCCGGTCAAGACAGAGAAATGCTTTGGTATTTCAAAAGCAGGTCAGAACGATTGCGCCACCAAATCTGGCTCCCATTCTTGTGCAGGTCAGTCCAAGAAAGACAATGATCCAGCTGAGTGGAAAAAAGTGCCAGCCGGTTCTTGCGAAAAAATGGGTGGCAAGCTGGAAGCTCCTAAATCTTGA
- a CDS encoding YjfB family protein produces the protein MDVTGIARVATTLADVGTSQVVSIAVLKKAQDITAESATALIEAIPDNKSVANLPPNLGRNINTTA, from the coding sequence ATGGACGTAACCGGTATTGCCAGAGTGGCAACGACACTGGCAGATGTAGGTACCAGCCAGGTGGTGAGTATTGCTGTTTTGAAAAAAGCGCAGGATATTACTGCTGAAAGCGCCACTGCGCTTATAGAGGCTATTCCAGATAATAAATCTGTCGCCAATCTGCCACCTAATCTGGGCAGGAATATCAATACGACAGCTTGA
- the mobB gene encoding molybdopterin-guanine dinucleotide biosynthesis protein B — translation MAGGEKNDVIDVAEAGQVLGVIGWSGSGKTSLLEHLVRELTAAGYKINVVKHSHHDVTIEPPQKDSSRLRMAGAQDVLLASPYRYVIAHELRQEAEPSLNELLSHLSPADLTLVEGYKWEAMPKIEVYRPALGKPAIYTEDAHVALVASDIAAPADLRPGVQWLDLNQPQLVLDWVRAAMQNNILKKN, via the coding sequence GTGGCTGGCGGTGAAAAGAATGATGTGATTGATGTGGCTGAAGCAGGGCAAGTACTGGGCGTAATAGGGTGGTCAGGTAGCGGTAAAACCAGCTTGCTTGAACATCTGGTCAGGGAGTTGACGGCGGCAGGGTATAAGATCAATGTCGTGAAGCATAGTCATCATGATGTCACGATAGAGCCCCCGCAAAAGGATAGCTCGCGCTTGCGCATGGCGGGCGCGCAGGATGTCTTGCTGGCATCCCCGTACCGCTATGTGATTGCCCATGAGCTGAGGCAGGAAGCTGAACCATCGCTGAACGAGTTGCTGAGCCATCTGTCTCCAGCAGACTTGACACTGGTCGAGGGCTATAAATGGGAGGCAATGCCCAAGATTGAAGTTTATCGCCCAGCCCTGGGTAAGCCAGCTATTTATACTGAGGATGCACATGTAGCACTGGTAGCATCCGATATTGCCGCACCGGCAGACTTGCGTCCTGGCGTGCAATGGCTGGATTTAAACCAGCCGCAACTGGTGCTGGACTGGGTTCGTGCTGCGATGCAAAATAATATCTTGAAAAAAAATTGA
- a CDS encoding RNA-binding S4 domain-containing protein: MQSLSFSLEGEYVELNQLLKLVGLCESGGAGKAIVASGDVSVDGEQELRKTAKIRAGQVVSLGDIEIRVQAG; encoded by the coding sequence ATGCAAAGCCTGAGTTTTAGCCTGGAAGGCGAATATGTGGAATTGAACCAGTTATTGAAACTGGTTGGTTTGTGCGAAAGCGGTGGCGCTGGCAAGGCTATCGTTGCCAGCGGCGATGTCAGCGTTGATGGTGAGCAGGAGTTACGCAAGACTGCCAAAATCCGTGCAGGCCAGGTGGTCAGTCTCGGCGATATAGAAATACGGGTTCAGGCAGGCTGA
- a CDS encoding DNA-binding domain-containing protein gives MKPLPVPAENVLAEIQAQFAQALLQPSAAAQTSVLFKVHPYQDDRLALYRGNLTAIWTSALKNAYPVLHQLVGDEYFEQVARAFGRACPSESGDLNQFGVRLTEFLQTIPDAADYPYFSEVAALEWQIHRAYYAADADAASLADLLQAVAAAEQDVQAVQLELHPASRLYTAEWDSVAIWLAHQANTEEKSPENIRQTCYGLIHRSNWSVRLQPLGKAAWLALTVLQKGGSLGAALEAALDENDGFDINANVQSWFASGLFIKFKFPEKQL, from the coding sequence ATGAAGCCTCTTCCTGTTCCGGCTGAAAATGTGCTGGCTGAAATCCAGGCGCAATTTGCCCAGGCATTGCTGCAGCCTTCTGCTGCTGCACAGACATCCGTTTTATTTAAGGTGCATCCGTATCAGGATGACAGGCTCGCCTTGTATCGCGGCAATCTGACGGCGATCTGGACGTCAGCATTGAAAAATGCCTATCCGGTATTGCATCAATTAGTGGGCGATGAATATTTCGAACAAGTAGCGCGCGCCTTTGGCCGTGCCTGTCCTTCAGAATCGGGTGACTTGAATCAGTTTGGCGTCAGGCTGACAGAATTCCTGCAAACCATACCTGATGCAGCAGATTACCCTTATTTTTCTGAGGTAGCTGCGCTGGAATGGCAGATACACCGCGCCTATTATGCTGCTGACGCCGATGCTGCCAGCCTGGCAGACCTGTTACAGGCCGTGGCTGCGGCAGAGCAGGATGTGCAGGCTGTGCAACTGGAACTGCATCCAGCCAGCAGGCTTTACACTGCAGAATGGGATAGTGTCGCCATCTGGCTGGCGCACCAGGCAAATACCGAGGAAAAATCACCTGAGAATATCAGGCAGACTTGCTATGGGCTTATCCATAGAAGTAATTGGTCGGTTCGCTTGCAGCCACTCGGTAAAGCAGCCTGGCTGGCTTTGACCGTCTTGCAAAAGGGTGGCAGTCTGGGTGCCGCACTGGAAGCCGCGCTCGATGAGAATGATGGCTTTGATATTAATGCCAATGTGCAATCCTGGTTTGCCAGCGGCTTATTCATCAAATTCAAATTCCCTGAAAAACAGCTGTAA
- a CDS encoding DUF692 domain-containing protein: MGLRTQHYRDFLHASAPVTADWLEVHSENYFGDGGYDLHVLQTLRRDYPLSLHGVGMGLGSAQGYSDLHISRLQRLIERTEPALVSEHLCWGAIAGRHLNDLLPLPLMQSALDLVCQRVDELQSRLCRQVLIENVSTYLRFAQDDMSEAEFLATLAKRTGCGILLDINNLYVNQHNHGEDAQQALCVMAGLPVGAIGEIHLAGHLQTDIGLVDDHGSQVAEPVWALFRQAVNMLPAGIPVLIEWDTAIPDLPVLLNEADKARQILLAQSAQNVALA, from the coding sequence GTGGGTTTGCGTACTCAGCATTACCGTGATTTTCTGCATGCATCTGCCCCAGTTACTGCTGACTGGCTGGAGGTACATTCAGAAAATTATTTTGGTGATGGCGGCTATGATTTGCATGTACTGCAAACGTTGCGCCGTGATTACCCCTTAAGCCTGCACGGTGTTGGCATGGGACTGGGGTCAGCCCAGGGCTATTCTGATCTGCATATTTCACGCTTGCAGCGTTTGATAGAACGCACCGAGCCTGCACTGGTTTCTGAGCATCTGTGCTGGGGAGCCATCGCTGGCAGGCATTTGAATGACCTCTTGCCTTTGCCGCTGATGCAAAGCGCACTTGACCTGGTATGCCAGCGTGTCGATGAATTGCAGTCGCGTTTGTGCAGACAGGTCTTGATAGAAAATGTCTCGACCTATTTGCGCTTTGCCCAGGACGATATGTCAGAAGCAGAATTCCTGGCGACCCTTGCTAAACGCACAGGCTGCGGTATTTTGCTCGACATCAATAATCTATATGTGAATCAACACAATCATGGTGAAGACGCGCAGCAAGCCTTGTGCGTCATGGCGGGTTTGCCAGTTGGTGCGATAGGTGAAATCCATCTGGCAGGGCATTTGCAAACCGATATCGGTCTGGTTGATGATCATGGCAGCCAGGTTGCAGAGCCGGTGTGGGCATTGTTCAGGCAGGCGGTGAATATGCTGCCTGCTGGCATTCCGGTATTAATAGAATGGGATACGGCAATCCCTGATTTGCCTGTGCTGCTCAATGAGGCCGATAAAGCCAGGCAGATTCTGCTTGCCCAGTCTGCCCAAAACGTGGCGCTGGCATAA
- a CDS encoding DUF4347 domain-containing protein — MTLYGSAASQEAKQEAKSVNSELLTSPTTASALNLHQPSAQIPEQKAMVFIDSRLPDLQQIVDAVKPGITVVVLDKDQDGVQQVADALKNCSNLDSISIISHGDNGVMLLGSAVLHDGDMAAYQSQLQAIGASLKPGGDLMLYGCNIGAGPAGSRFINDLASMTGTDVAASTNDTGTAIQNGDWQLEISTGKIEAGSALNIQQLTDWNHLAATLSASDLASLQSAMATANSNGRDDTLTLTGDILFTASNNTISIAADSGHTLTIIGSKNNAGGVVTISGGNLTRVIDVAAGATASLENLVITNGLAAGNGGDNTGNLEGPGRAGLDGAGGGIRNAGTLTISNSTITANKASGGGGTGGGYPKGGGGGGGGGYGAGLGGIGGMDRIGEAPTAPSAGHGGNGSGTSGGQRGGYGGSTTGGAGGGAHVQFLGSSYTLGGAGASASNGTISIGGGGGGSGGIYVGGTGGNAVGGIFNSGTLRITSSVITNNLAAGGGGGGGAASNYTNHGNGGAGGNGIGGIWSTGTLLMDTASVASLSTGNKGAGGFGGTASGTGNIAGTNGNSIDASLGTITAYSTPRL; from the coding sequence ATGACTCTGTATGGCTCTGCTGCTTCACAAGAAGCAAAACAAGAAGCAAAATCTGTCAACAGTGAACTTCTGACCTCCCCCACCACTGCATCAGCACTGAATCTGCACCAGCCCTCTGCACAGATACCAGAGCAAAAGGCCATGGTATTCATTGACAGCCGCCTGCCCGATTTGCAGCAGATCGTGGACGCAGTAAAACCTGGCATCACAGTAGTGGTGCTGGATAAAGACCAGGATGGCGTGCAGCAGGTTGCCGATGCACTCAAAAATTGCAGCAACCTGGATTCCATTTCCATCATCTCCCATGGTGATAATGGCGTGATGCTTCTGGGTAGCGCAGTCTTGCATGATGGTGATATGGCAGCCTATCAAAGCCAGTTGCAAGCCATAGGCGCATCCCTGAAGCCTGGTGGCGATCTGATGTTATATGGCTGCAACATAGGAGCTGGCCCGGCAGGATCAAGATTTATCAACGACCTCGCAAGCATGACAGGAACAGATGTCGCGGCATCTACCAATGACACAGGCACAGCAATACAAAACGGCGACTGGCAGCTGGAAATCTCGACTGGCAAGATCGAGGCAGGCAGTGCACTGAACATCCAGCAATTGACGGACTGGAACCATCTCGCAGCGACTCTGTCAGCCTCTGATCTGGCTAGCCTGCAATCAGCCATGGCAACGGCAAATTCCAATGGCAGAGACGATACCCTGACATTGACGGGTGACATTCTTTTCACTGCCAGCAACAACACCATCAGCATCGCGGCTGATTCCGGCCATACGCTAACCATCATAGGCAGCAAAAACAATGCTGGTGGCGTGGTCACCATCAGCGGCGGAAATTTAACTCGCGTCATTGATGTGGCAGCCGGAGCGACAGCAAGCCTGGAAAACCTGGTCATTACCAATGGACTGGCTGCTGGAAATGGTGGGGACAACACAGGTAATCTGGAGGGGCCTGGCAGAGCTGGTCTTGATGGTGCTGGCGGCGGGATACGCAATGCTGGTACTTTAACCATCAGCAACAGTACGATCACTGCCAACAAAGCGTCAGGCGGTGGTGGCACAGGTGGCGGTTACCCCAAAGGTGGCGGCGGCGGTGGCGGAGGTGGCTACGGCGCTGGCTTGGGTGGCATTGGCGGAATGGACCGGATTGGCGAAGCACCCACAGCACCAAGTGCTGGTCATGGTGGTAACGGCTCTGGCACATCTGGCGGGCAACGTGGAGGGTACGGCGGCAGTACCACGGGCGGTGCGGGCGGAGGCGCGCACGTGCAGTTTCTCGGTTCATCCTATACATTGGGAGGTGCGGGAGCGTCGGCTAGCAACGGCACGATCTCTATCGGTGGCGGCGGTGGCGGAAGTGGCGGCATTTATGTTGGAGGTACCGGCGGCAATGCGGTTGGCGGTATCTTTAACAGCGGGACATTAAGGATAACAAGTAGCGTCATCACCAATAACCTTGCTGCCGGAGGTGGTGGCGGTGGCGGCGCAGCTTCCAACTATACAAATCACGGCAACGGTGGTGCTGGCGGAAACGGCATAGGTGGTATCTGGTCAACCGGCACCCTATTGATGGATACAGCATCAGTCGCCAGTTTAAGTACTGGAAACAAAGGTGCTGGTGGTTTTGGCGGCACCGCTTCTGGAACTGGCAATATTGCAGGCACCAACGGCAACAGCATTGATGCCAGTTTGGGCACGATTACCGCCTATAGTACCCCGCGACTGTGA
- a CDS encoding ABC transporter substrate-binding protein — MRFPFRLWSFCFTLLCLLFAMNVQAQGNVIVVGQAIDLSGPNGSIGRDYVAGITTYFDSINVSGGIGGKRIKYLVRDDQGNPAISAQAVSDLLEKDKADYLLGGIGAAVTDAVLANARFSQSGQTLFAPLVASVKTYNSRVLFWRPSPEQEMQYIFSYFDKLGIKSVGIAYQENALNQDMYQYVVAELRKRNMLMSGLVRIGASAADMERESAVLARSNPGIVIAIADTLGTGIFLKEFRKQAPRTFVAGMSLINLDTLAEVAGPKALEWTVFSQVVPNPLSKKSLIQIDHSNMMKKFRDEDLSALTFEGFMVAKTLVKAIQAGKGGRDGLQALATQKSIIDLGGVTLTPSESTRRMSNYVDMALFRKGGGLLF; from the coding sequence ATGCGTTTTCCCTTCAGACTATGGTCCTTTTGCTTCACCCTGCTATGCTTGCTGTTCGCCATGAATGTACAGGCGCAAGGCAATGTCATCGTCGTTGGTCAGGCAATAGACTTGTCCGGACCGAATGGTAGCATTGGCCGCGACTATGTGGCAGGTATCACGACTTACTTTGACAGTATCAATGTCAGTGGCGGTATAGGTGGTAAACGCATCAAGTACCTGGTACGTGACGACCAGGGCAACCCGGCAATATCAGCACAGGCCGTCAGCGATTTACTGGAAAAAGACAAGGCCGATTATCTGCTGGGTGGCATAGGCGCTGCAGTCACCGACGCAGTGCTGGCAAACGCCAGGTTTTCACAAAGCGGGCAAACCCTGTTTGCCCCACTGGTTGCATCAGTCAAGACCTACAACTCCCGCGTCCTGTTCTGGCGGCCCAGCCCTGAGCAAGAGATGCAATATATCTTCTCTTATTTCGATAAACTGGGTATCAAGAGCGTAGGCATAGCCTATCAGGAAAACGCCCTGAACCAGGACATGTACCAGTATGTGGTTGCCGAGTTGCGCAAACGCAATATGCTCATGAGCGGGCTGGTGCGCATAGGTGCCTCTGCTGCGGACATGGAAAGAGAATCTGCTGTGCTGGCACGCAGCAATCCCGGCATCGTCATCGCCATTGCCGATACGCTGGGCACGGGTATCTTCCTGAAAGAATTCAGGAAGCAAGCACCCCGCACCTTTGTTGCCGGCATGTCACTCATCAATCTTGACACCCTGGCAGAAGTGGCAGGCCCCAAGGCACTGGAATGGACGGTATTTTCCCAGGTGGTACCCAATCCCTTGAGCAAGAAGTCACTGATACAGATAGATCATAGCAATATGATGAAAAAATTCAGGGATGAAGATCTGTCTGCGCTGACATTTGAAGGCTTCATGGTCGCCAAAACTCTGGTCAAAGCGATACAGGCAGGAAAAGGCGGGCGTGATGGCCTGCAAGCCCTGGCAACCCAAAAAAGCATCATTGACCTCGGTGGCGTAACCCTGACGCCTTCAGAAAGTACCCGCCGCATGTCCAACTATGTCGATATGGCACTATTCAGAAAAGGCGGAGGATTGTTATTTTAA